A genomic segment from Flavobacterium sp. 9R encodes:
- a CDS encoding Tex family protein, whose amino-acid sequence MTNLQFIAQKVATAAINIQNTVQLLQEDCTIPFISRYRKDKTGNLDETQIEQIAKLQKEYEAILKRKEAIVKSIEEQNALTPELDKKIQQSFDLQELEDLYLPYKKKKRTKADVARENGLEPLAKIIIAQKNDDVDFLATQYLNDAIVNEEGALQGAREIIAEWINENIYVRKQLRRLYERKATITTKVVKTKKDEPDAQKYSQYFDWSEPLTKAPSHRLLAMLRAENEGFIKFKVEADIDEAYDVIDELVLKGQCPSTSHVQLAIEDSYKRLLQPAIANETLQEAKAKADANSIQVFANNLGQLLLAPPLGEKRILAIDPGFRSGCKVVCLDEKGDLLYNETIYPHAPQNETAMAMKKIKSMVNSYKIDAISIGNGTASRETEFFIKKIAFDKPVQVFIVSEAGASVYSASKIAREEFPNYDVTVRGSVSIGRRLSDPLAELVKIDPKAIGVGQYQHDVDQTKLKEELDATVIRCVNSVGININTASKHLLSYVSGIGEKLAENIVTYRSENGPFDDRKQLKKVPRLGDKAFQQGAAFIRIANGKNPLDNSAVHPEAYAIVEKMAKDLKTSVTDLIANKEKIALIKPENYVTPEIGILGIKDILKELEKPGLDPRKSAKIFEFDPNVKSIKDLKTGMILPGIVNNITNFGCFVDIGIKESGLVHISQLKAGFVSDVNEVVKLHQHVEVKVTEVDEDRKRIQLTMVI is encoded by the coding sequence ATGACCAACCTACAATTCATCGCCCAAAAGGTAGCTACCGCAGCCATCAATATTCAAAACACCGTTCAATTATTACAAGAAGATTGTACCATTCCGTTTATTTCGCGTTACCGAAAAGACAAAACAGGCAATCTAGACGAAACACAAATCGAACAAATTGCCAAACTCCAAAAAGAGTACGAGGCCATCTTGAAACGAAAAGAAGCCATCGTAAAATCCATCGAAGAGCAAAACGCTTTGACGCCCGAATTGGATAAAAAAATCCAACAAAGTTTTGACCTACAAGAGTTGGAGGATTTGTATTTGCCGTACAAAAAGAAAAAAAGAACCAAAGCCGATGTTGCTCGTGAAAACGGACTAGAGCCTTTGGCCAAAATTATAATAGCACAGAAAAATGACGATGTCGATTTCTTGGCTACACAATACTTGAACGACGCTATTGTCAATGAAGAAGGGGCTTTACAAGGCGCCAGAGAAATCATTGCCGAATGGATTAACGAAAATATTTACGTTCGTAAACAATTGCGCCGTTTGTACGAACGCAAAGCGACCATCACCACCAAAGTAGTCAAAACGAAAAAAGACGAACCTGATGCACAAAAGTATTCGCAATATTTCGATTGGTCAGAACCGTTGACCAAAGCGCCTTCGCACCGACTCTTGGCGATGCTGCGTGCCGAAAATGAAGGTTTCATCAAGTTCAAAGTAGAGGCTGATATTGACGAGGCCTATGATGTAATCGACGAATTAGTTTTGAAAGGTCAATGTCCTAGTACCTCCCACGTACAATTAGCCATAGAGGATTCTTATAAAAGATTGCTGCAACCTGCCATTGCCAACGAAACCTTGCAAGAAGCCAAAGCCAAAGCTGATGCCAATTCCATTCAGGTTTTTGCGAATAATTTAGGGCAATTATTATTGGCTCCACCTTTGGGCGAAAAACGAATTTTAGCCATCGACCCAGGATTTCGTTCGGGTTGTAAAGTGGTTTGTTTGGACGAAAAAGGCGACTTGCTCTACAACGAAACCATCTATCCGCACGCGCCACAAAATGAAACGGCGATGGCGATGAAAAAAATCAAATCGATGGTCAATTCCTATAAAATTGACGCCATTTCTATAGGGAACGGAACCGCCTCAAGAGAAACCGAATTCTTCATCAAGAAAATCGCTTTCGATAAACCTGTTCAAGTATTTATTGTTTCGGAGGCAGGAGCTTCTGTGTATTCCGCTTCAAAAATTGCCCGTGAAGAATTCCCCAATTACGACGTCACCGTTCGTGGTTCGGTGTCTATCGGACGTCGCTTGTCGGATCCTTTGGCCGAATTGGTAAAGATTGACCCCAAAGCTATTGGTGTAGGACAATACCAACACGATGTGGACCAAACCAAACTCAAAGAAGAATTGGATGCAACGGTAATTCGTTGCGTGAATTCGGTGGGAATCAACATCAATACCGCTAGCAAACATTTGTTGAGTTATGTGAGTGGTATTGGAGAAAAGCTGGCCGAAAATATAGTGACGTATCGTTCTGAAAATGGTCCTTTTGACGATAGAAAACAACTCAAAAAAGTACCGCGTTTGGGAGATAAAGCCTTCCAACAAGGCGCAGCATTTATCAGAATTGCCAATGGCAAAAATCCATTAGACAATTCGGCAGTACATCCCGAAGCTTATGCCATAGTAGAAAAAATGGCCAAAGATTTGAAAACTTCTGTTACTGATTTGATTGCCAACAAAGAAAAAATTGCGCTCATCAAACCCGAAAACTACGTAACGCCCGAAATTGGAATTTTGGGTATCAAAGACATCCTCAAAGAGCTCGAAAAACCAGGATTGGACCCTAGAAAATCGGCTAAAATATTTGAATTCGACCCGAATGTTAAATCCATTAAAGATTTGAAAACCGGAATGATTTTGCCCGGAATCGTAAACAACATCACCAATTTTGGTTGTTTTGTCGACATAGGAATCAAAGAAAGTGGCTTAGTTCACATTTCTCAACTCAAAGCCGGTTTCGTAAGCGATGTCAACGAAGTAGTCAAACTCCACCAACACGTTGAAGTAAAAGTAACCGAAGTCGATGAAGACAGAAAGCGAATACAGTTGACGATGGTTATTTAA
- a CDS encoding DUF1294 domain-containing protein, with the protein MDILLYYFLILNVIGFLLTVFDKQQAKSHKQRIPETTLLTFVFFGGTVGSGLAMLLFRHKTSKNSYLLKFWLIVILQILATFGWFYAKTVSF; encoded by the coding sequence ATGGATATTTTATTGTATTATTTTTTGATTCTGAACGTCATCGGTTTTCTGTTGACTGTTTTTGATAAACAGCAAGCAAAAAGTCATAAACAAAGAATCCCCGAAACAACACTTTTAACCTTCGTGTTCTTCGGAGGAACTGTCGGTAGTGGATTAGCGATGCTTTTGTTCAGACACAAAACAAGTAAAAATAGTTATCTTTTGAAGTTTTGGTTAATAGTGATATTGCAAATTTTGGCAACATTTGGCTGGTTTTATGCTAAAACGGTATCCTTTTAA
- a CDS encoding DUF4411 family protein — translation MSEPFLLDSNFFIEAHRTSYPFDVVPSFWIKVKELVSNGKIISIDKVQKELLKNNDELSQWCIDNLPPDFFKDTTSTIANYALLSGWVYSKSDQYSKPAISEFLDADEADAWLIAYAMTNGNQIVTHETSSPNSRKRVMLPDAATPHNVSCIKTIDLFRVLGVKI, via the coding sequence ATGTCAGAACCTTTCCTCCTCGATAGTAATTTTTTTATTGAAGCTCACAGAACGAGCTATCCATTTGACGTTGTTCCTAGTTTTTGGATAAAGGTAAAGGAATTGGTCTCTAATGGGAAAATCATATCGATTGATAAAGTTCAGAAAGAGTTGTTAAAGAATAATGATGAACTGTCACAATGGTGTATTGATAATTTACCTCCTGATTTTTTTAAAGATACAACTTCTACAATTGCAAATTATGCATTGCTTAGTGGCTGGGTATATTCAAAATCTGATCAATACTCAAAACCAGCTATAAGCGAGTTTTTGGATGCTGACGAAGCAGACGCTTGGTTGATAGCTTATGCAATGACAAACGGCAATCAAATTGTAACACACGAAACAAGTAGTCCAAACAGTCGAAAAAGAGTTATGCTCCCAGATGCAGCTACCCCACATAATGTTTCTTGTATTAAAACAATTGATTTATTTAGAGTTTTGGGTGTAAAGATTTAA
- the trpS gene encoding tryptophan--tRNA ligase, with translation MAKILTGVQSTGTPHLGNLLGAIIPAIALSNDPKNESFLFIADLHSITQIKNGETLRNNTYSTAAAWLACGLDVNRVTFYRQSDVPQTAELSWYLSCFFPFQRLTLAHSFKDKSDRLDDVNAGLFSYPMLMAADILLYDAEFVPVGKDQLQHLEITRDVASRFNHQMGETFVLPEAKIQEDSMLIPGTNGGKMSKSANNVINIFLDDKALRKQIMSIETDSTPLEDPKNPDTCNAFAIYKLLANEDQITTMRANYLGGNYGYGHAKQALFELIVEKFKTERERYNYYINNLIEVDALLKQGAEKAATIANGVLDRVRLKLGFESLQ, from the coding sequence ATGGCAAAAATATTAACGGGAGTACAGAGTACAGGAACTCCGCATTTGGGTAATTTATTAGGCGCAATTATACCCGCAATTGCATTATCGAATGATCCAAAAAATGAATCATTCCTTTTTATCGCCGATTTGCATTCGATTACACAAATCAAAAATGGCGAAACCTTAAGAAACAATACTTACAGTACCGCAGCTGCTTGGTTGGCGTGTGGACTAGATGTTAATAGAGTTACTTTTTACCGCCAATCCGATGTGCCTCAAACAGCAGAGTTGTCTTGGTATTTGAGCTGTTTTTTCCCTTTTCAACGTTTGACTTTGGCGCATTCTTTCAAAGACAAATCCGATCGTTTAGACGATGTCAATGCTGGATTGTTTTCGTATCCAATGTTGATGGCTGCCGATATTTTATTGTATGATGCCGAATTTGTACCTGTAGGAAAAGACCAGTTGCAACACCTCGAAATCACTCGTGATGTCGCTTCTCGTTTCAATCACCAAATGGGAGAAACTTTCGTGTTGCCCGAAGCCAAAATCCAAGAAGACAGTATGTTGATTCCTGGTACCAATGGCGGAAAAATGAGTAAATCAGCCAATAATGTCATCAATATTTTCTTGGATGACAAAGCGTTGCGCAAGCAAATCATGAGCATCGAAACGGATAGTACTCCATTAGAAGATCCAAAAAATCCTGATACTTGTAACGCTTTTGCTATCTACAAATTATTGGCCAATGAAGACCAAATTACCACGATGAGAGCCAACTATTTAGGAGGTAATTATGGCTACGGTCACGCCAAACAAGCCTTGTTCGAACTGATTGTAGAAAAATTCAAAACTGAAAGAGAACGTTACAATTATTACATCAATAACCTGATAGAAGTAGACGCCTTATTGAAACAAGGTGCCGAAAAAGCAGCAACTATCGCCAATGGTGTTTTAGATCGCGTACGCTTGAAATTAGGTTTCGAGTCGTTACAGTAA
- the rseP gene encoding RIP metalloprotease RseP, which produces MEIVIKFAQFLLSLSLLIILHELGHFIPAKLFKTRVEKFYLFFDLKFSLLKKKIGETEYGIGWLPLGGYVKISGMIDESMDKEQMALPPQPWEFRSKPAWQRLIIMLGGVTVNFILAFIIYIGMAFAYGDAFVAMADMKDGLLIENPVMNKIGFQTGDKILSIDGEKIEKYDNEINIKLIMGKQVQIERNGTTQIIQMPVDLVDQLSKLEKGPLVNIRMPFAVTAIPEESLNKQLQPKDVIVSINGQPAKYYDQVKAILNANKGKTLPAVVIRNEKEVPVQLIVNQEAKLGINMGSLGLESLEKLGYYKISKQEYGFFESIPVGIERGKDQLLGYGKQLKMIFNPETKAYKQVGGFAAIFNIFPSSWSWEVFWNITALLSIMLGVMNLLPIPALDGGHVMFLLYEIISGKKPSDKFLENAQMVGFVLLISLLLFANGNDIYKAIVGR; this is translated from the coding sequence ATGGAAATCGTTATCAAGTTTGCTCAATTTTTATTGAGTTTGTCCTTATTAATTATTCTTCACGAATTGGGACATTTTATTCCTGCCAAATTATTCAAAACTAGAGTAGAGAAATTTTACTTGTTTTTTGACCTTAAATTTTCGTTACTCAAAAAGAAAATAGGCGAAACCGAATACGGTATTGGTTGGTTGCCTCTTGGTGGTTATGTAAAAATCTCTGGGATGATTGACGAGAGTATGGACAAGGAACAAATGGCATTGCCTCCACAACCTTGGGAATTCCGTTCGAAACCCGCTTGGCAACGTTTGATTATTATGTTGGGTGGTGTTACGGTAAACTTCATTTTAGCTTTCATTATTTATATAGGAATGGCTTTTGCTTATGGTGATGCTTTTGTAGCGATGGCCGATATGAAAGACGGATTATTGATAGAAAATCCGGTGATGAACAAAATTGGTTTCCAAACGGGAGATAAAATCCTTAGTATTGATGGCGAAAAAATCGAAAAATACGACAACGAAATCAACATAAAATTGATTATGGGGAAACAAGTCCAAATCGAAAGAAATGGCACTACTCAAATCATTCAAATGCCAGTTGATTTAGTGGACCAATTGTCAAAATTAGAAAAAGGGCCTTTGGTGAATATCCGTATGCCATTTGCGGTTACTGCTATTCCTGAAGAATCCTTAAATAAACAATTACAGCCTAAAGATGTTATCGTTTCTATTAATGGCCAACCTGCCAAATATTACGACCAAGTTAAGGCCATCCTAAATGCGAACAAAGGTAAGACCCTTCCAGCAGTTGTAATTCGCAACGAAAAAGAAGTACCTGTACAACTAATCGTGAACCAAGAAGCGAAATTGGGCATAAATATGGGTAGTTTAGGATTGGAATCTTTAGAGAAATTAGGCTACTATAAAATCAGCAAACAAGAATACGGTTTCTTCGAATCAATTCCGGTTGGAATTGAAAGAGGGAAAGACCAATTGTTAGGCTACGGTAAACAATTGAAAATGATTTTCAATCCAGAAACCAAAGCGTACAAGCAAGTGGGAGGATTTGCGGCTATTTTTAATATTTTCCCTAGTTCTTGGAGCTGGGAAGTGTTCTGGAACATCACCGCTTTGTTGTCGATTATGTTGGGGGTAATGAATTTATTGCCGATTCCAGCGTTGGATGGTGGACACGTAATGTTTTTGTTGTACGAAATCATTAGCGGCAAAAAACCAAGTGACAAATTCTTAGAGAATGCTCAAATGGTTGGTTTTGTTTTACTTATCTCATTGCTTTTATTTGCTAACGGAAACGACATTTACAAAGCGATTGTAGGCAGATAA
- a CDS encoding ImmA/IrrE family metallo-endopeptidase, translating to MRTEVTINPTLLTWAITRAGFDMEQFLNNHPIIQKWIEEIKKPTVKQLEDFANKVHIPFGYLFLPEPPKESIPFPFFRTGNINTEKVSLNVFDTIQILQRRQDWITDYLIDNEHKPLAFVGKFDKNANANNVVVNMRNTLGLHPNWACDFATFEDTLNFITHKIEEIGVFINFNGVVENNTHRPISVSECRGFVLVNQYAPFMFINAADAKAAQLFTIIHELAHVWLGESAGFDNQNLLPANDPIEKLCDAIAAEFLVPASSLIDIWKDKPSIDYARRVFKVSPVVIGRRAMDLGLITRGEFFVFYNAYMESYRQKKEKQGSGGDFYATARKRVSVSFASVVNQAVNQNKLLYRDAYKITGLKGDTYQKFVTQHLH from the coding sequence ATGAGAACAGAAGTCACCATAAACCCTACCTTGCTTACTTGGGCTATTACTCGAGCAGGGTTTGATATGGAGCAGTTTCTCAATAATCATCCCATTATTCAAAAATGGATAGAAGAGATAAAAAAACCAACCGTTAAGCAACTTGAAGATTTTGCAAACAAGGTTCATATTCCGTTTGGATATTTATTTCTTCCTGAACCACCTAAAGAAAGCATTCCTTTTCCTTTTTTTAGAACGGGTAATATCAATACTGAAAAAGTGAGCTTAAATGTGTTTGATACTATTCAAATACTACAAAGACGCCAAGATTGGATAACTGATTATTTAATAGATAACGAACACAAACCTCTGGCTTTTGTTGGAAAATTTGATAAAAACGCGAACGCTAATAATGTTGTTGTAAATATGAGGAATACTCTAGGTTTACACCCTAATTGGGCTTGTGATTTTGCAACGTTTGAAGACACTTTAAATTTTATAACGCACAAAATTGAAGAGATTGGTGTTTTTATCAATTTTAATGGAGTGGTGGAAAATAATACACATAGACCTATTAGTGTTAGTGAATGTAGAGGATTTGTGTTAGTAAATCAATATGCACCTTTTATGTTTATTAATGCCGCAGATGCTAAAGCGGCTCAGTTATTCACAATTATTCATGAGTTGGCTCACGTTTGGTTAGGCGAAAGTGCTGGTTTTGATAATCAAAATTTGTTGCCTGCCAACGATCCAATTGAAAAGTTATGTGATGCTATTGCCGCAGAATTTTTAGTACCCGCTAGTTCTTTAATCGATATTTGGAAAGACAAACCAAGTATTGATTATGCAAGACGTGTTTTTAAAGTAAGCCCAGTAGTTATTGGTAGAAGAGCTATGGATTTAGGTCTTATAACAAGAGGTGAATTCTTTGTTTTTTATAATGCTTATATGGAAAGCTATAGACAAAAGAAAGAAAAGCAAGGAAGTGGTGGTGATTTTTATGCTACAGCTCGAAAGCGTGTTAGCGTTAGTTTTGCTTCTGTTGTAAATCAAGCTGTTAATCAGAATAAATTGCTTTATCGTGATGCCTATAAGATAACTGGTTTGAAAGGAGATACTTATCAAAAGTTTGTAACACAACATTTGCATTAA